A region of the Aquipuribacter sp. SD81 genome:
CCCGGCGGACGCGACGGCCTCGGGGCCCTGGCCGCCTCCCAGGCGGCGGGCGCGCCGGCCCCCGGCGGGGGCGGCGCCGGACCCGCGCGCCTCGACCAGCGGCCCGACGACGAGCGCGGACGGCGTGGGCAGTGCCGGCCCGGTGGCCACACCGGGCAGGGTCGGTCGGGCCGGGCGCACGACGGGCCGGGGCGAGGCGGGCGGCTCGGCCACGGGCCACTGCGACGTGGTCGCGTCCAGCGGCACCTGTCCCGACCGTTCCGCCATGCGACGGCGACGGCGCTCACCGACCGCCCGCTGCAGACCGGTCTCCGTCACCCCGCCCGGCAGGTCGGAGCCGTGGGTGTCGTCGGACAGCTCCGTGCCTTCGGGTGGCTCGGTGCCGTCGGGCACGCCGGTGCCGGCGGCGGTGCGGGCGTCGTCGGGCCCGCCGTGCGTCCCGTCGGTCATCGGCCCTCCTCCCGTGCCTGCGCCGCGGCGTCCGTCCCACGGTAGAGGCCGGTCTTGGCGATGTACTGCAGCACTCCGGTCGGCACGAGGTAGCGGACCGGCCGTCCCTCCGCGACGCGCCGGCGGATGTCGGTGCTGGAGATGGCGAGCGCGGGGATCTCCACGACGCTCACCGAGTCCTCGGGCAGGCCGTGGGCGGCGACGTCGTGGCCCGGCCGGGTGACCGCGACGAAGTGGGCGAGGCGCCACAGCTCGTCGACGTCCTTCCACGACAGGATCTGCTCCAGCGCGTCGGCGCCGGTGATGAAGAACAGGTCGGCGCCGGGTCGCGCGGCGGCGAGGTCGCGCAGGGTGTCGGTCGTGTACGTGGGCCCGGGTCGGTCGACGTCGACCCGCGACACCGTGAAGCGCGGGTCGGCGGCGGTCGCGACGACGGTCATGAGGTAGCGGTGCTCGGCGGGGCTCACCTCGGTCCCAGCCTTCTGCCACGGCGTGCCCGTCGGTACGAAGACGACCTCGTCGAGCGCGAAGCGCGCGGCGACCTCGCTGGCCGCCACGAGGTGCCCGTGGTGCACCGGGTCGAAGGTGCCGCCCATGACCCCGAGCCGCGGCCGCCCGGCCGCGGGCGTCACCGGCGGTGCGAGACGTTCTTGAAGGAGTACGTGATGCCGAGCAGGAGCAGGAAGAGGACGAAGGTGATGACCCCGAACGCGAGCGCCGGGACCGGCAGCTCGACCTCGGCGAGCTCGGTGCCCGTCTCGCCCGCGGCGGCGACCACGCCGACCAGGTGCGAGCCGATGCTGCTGCCCATGCGTCCTCCACTCCGACGGCGACGGCCGTGCCCGGCCGGGCGTCCGCCCGGCCGGGGACAGTCTGGCACGGGCGGAGCGGCTCGCCCGGCACGAGGCCCCGCGGGCCGTGCGCCGGACCCGCGGGCGCCGCGGGCCGGCTAGTGGCGCAGGTGCCCGTCGCCTGTCATGACCCAGGTGGTCGTCGTGAGGTCGGTGAGGCCCATGGGCCCGCGGGCGTGCAGCTTCTGCGTGGAGATGCCGATCTCCGCGCCGAGACCGAGCTGGCCCCCGTCGGTGAACCGGGTGGAGGCGTTGACCGCGACGCCCGCGGCGTCGACCTCGGCGACGAAGCGGTCGGCCGCGCGCACGTCGCGGGTGCAGATCGCCTCCGTGTGCCCGCTGGACCAGCGCCGGATGTGCTCCAGCGCGGCGTCGAGGTCGTCGACGACGCCGACCGCGAGCTCCAGGGCGAGGTACTCCGTCGCCCAGTCCTCCTCGCCCGCCGGCTCGACCGGCACGTCGCCGGCGCGGGCGCGCACCCGGTCGTCGCCGTGCAGGCGGACCCCCGCCGCCGCCATCGTCTCGACGAGCCGCGGCACGAAGGCGTCGGCCACCGCGGCGTGCACGAGGACGGTCTCGGCGGCGTTGCACGTGCTGGGGCGCTGCACCTTGGCGTTGACGCACACCTCGAGGGCCTCGTCGAGGTCGGCGGCCGCGTCGACGTACACGTGGCAGTTGCCGGTCCCGGTCTCGACGGTCGGCACGGTCGCGGTCTCCACGACGGTGCGGATGAGGTCCGCTCCCCCGCGCGGGATGACGACGTCGACGAGCCCGCGCGCACGCAGCAGCGCCCGCACGCCGGCGCGGCCGTGCGCGTCGATGGTGCGCACCGCGTCGGCGGGCAGGCCGACGGACACCAGCGCCTCCTGCAGCACCGCGATGATCGTCTCGTTGCTGCTGCGCGCGGCCGACCCGCCGCGGAGCACGACGGCGTTGCCGCTCTTGAGGCACAGCGCCGCCGCGTCGACCGTCACGTTCGGGCGCGCCTCGTAGACCATGCCGACCACGCCGAGCGGGCGCCGCACCTGGCGGACGCGCAGCCCGTTGGCCAGCGTGGACCCCCGCACGACCTGCCCGACGGGGTCGGGCAGGGCGACGACCTCGCGGACGGCGTCGGCGATGGCCTCGACCCGCCCGGCGTCGAGCCGGAGCCGGTCCTGCAGCGACGTGCTCATGCCCTCGGCGCGGGCGCGCTCGAGGTCCTCGGCGTTCGCCGCGACGACGCGGTCGGTCGCGGCGACCAGACCGTCGGCGACGGCGAGCAGGGCCGCGTCGCGCGTGGCGCCCGACGCGGTGGCGAGGGCGCGGGAGGCCACCCGCGCCTCGCGCGCGACCTGCTCGACGGCCTCGCGGACGGCGTCGGCGTCCCCCGCCGCGGCGGGGTCCCCGAGCGGGCCGTGGTCCCGGCCCTCGACGTGCGCGTCGTCGGTGTCCGCGGGGCTCCGGAGCAGGTCGGTCATCGCCCCAGGGTAGTCAGCGGCCCCGGTGCGCGGCGGCGGCGTCCGCGACGACGAGGTCGTCGCGGTGCACGACCTCCCGGCCGTAGCCGGGCCCGAGGTCGGCGCGCAGGTCGTGCGTGGAGCGGCCCATGAGCCGCGGCAGCTCCGCGGCGGCGTACTGCACGATGCCGCGGGCGACGCCCGCGCCGGCCTCGTCGCACAGCTCGACGACCGCGCCCACGTCGAAGGCCCCGGTCACCGAGCGCACCCCGGCCGGCAGCAGGGAGGCGCCGCGGTCCACGACCGCCCGCACGGCCCCGTCGTCGAGCACGAGCCGGCCCCTCGGGACGGCGACGTGCGCGAGCCACAGCGTGCGAGCGGGCATGACCCGCTCCCGCGCCCGGAACCAGGTCCCGACGTCCGCCCCCGCCACGGCGTCGGCGAAGCGGTCCGTCGCCGTCACGTACGTCGGCACACCCGCGTCGGCGGCGATGGCGGCGGCGTCGACCTTGGTGCGCATGCCGCCGGTGCCGACCGCGCTGCCGGCCCCGGTGCCGAGGTCCGCGCCCACCTCGCCCGGGTCGTCGACGACCGCGAGCCGGCGGGCGCCGGGTCGGGTCGGCGGGCGGTCGTACAGGGCGTCGACGTCGGTGAGGAGCACCAGCGCGCTGGCCTGCACGAGGTGGGCGACGAACGCGGCGAGGCGGTCGTTGTCGCCGAAGCGGATCTCGTCGGTGGCGACCGTGTCGTTCTCGTTGACCACGGGCACGGCGGCCAGCTGCAGGAGCCGCGCGAGGGTGGCCCGCGCGTTGAGGTAGTGGTGGCGGCGGACGAGGTCGTCGAGGTCGAGCAGGACCTGGCCGGTGACCATCCCGTGCCGCTCGAAGGAGGACGACCACCGCGCGAGCAGCCGTCCCTGCCCGACGCTCGCGGCGGCCTGCAGGCCGGCGAGGTCCCCGGGGCGCCGGGCCATGCCGAGCGCGGGCAGCCCCGCGGCGATCGCGCCGCTCGTCACCACGACGAGGTGCCGGTCCGGTCCCGCGGCGCGGCGCGCGGCGAGCAGGTCGACGAGACCGTCGAGGCGGACCCCGTCCACGCCCGTGGCCGTCGCGAGGCTGGACGAGCCCACCTTGACCACGAGCGTGCCCGGGGCCAGCAGCCGCTCGTGGGAGGTCACGCGCGGTCGCCCGACCCGCCGGTGCCCTCGGTGCCGTCGGGCCCGTCCGTGCTGTCGCGGGCGTCGCTGACGTCGCCGTCGTCGGGCGCGGTCCAGCGCCCGGCGGCGCGCTCGGCCGCGAGCTCCTCGCGGGCCTCGCTCTTGGCGTCCATCCGCTCGCGGTACGCCTCGCGCCGCTCCGCCCGGCTCGCGCGCCCGCCGTCCATCGCGAACCGCGCGTCGGTGCCCCGGGGACCGCCCGCGGCGCTGCCGCCCAGCGTCGGCTCCCAGTCGAAGACGACCGCCCGGTCGCCGTCGCCGATGACGACCTCGGCCCCCGCGACGGCCCCCGCCCGGTACAGCGCCTCCTCGACACCCGCACGGGCCAGCCGGTCGGCGAGGTAGCCGACGGCCTCCTCGTTCGCGAAGTCGGTCTGGCGGACCCAGCGCTCGGGCCGCCCGCCGCGCACGCGGTACAGCGTGCCCTCGCCGTGCTGCTCCGGCACGACGGTGAACCCGGCGTCGTCGGTCGCGACGGGGCGGAGCACGACCCGCTCCGGCGCGCTCGGGCGGGCCCGGGCGGCGCGGTCGGCCGTCACCCAGCGCGCGAGACCGAAGGACAGCTCGCGCAGGCCGTCCCGGCTCACCGCGGACACGGTGAACACCTCGTAGCCCCGCTCGCGCAGCTGCGGCGCGACGAGCTCGGCCATGTCGCGGCCGTCGGTCGTGTCGACCTTGTTGAGGACGACGACCTGCGGCCGCTCGACGAGCGGGACGGTCCCGTCGTCACCGCGGTAGCGCTCCAGCTCGGCGAGGATGACGTCGAGGTCGCGCACCGGGTCGCGGTCGGCCTCGAGCGTCGCGGTGTCGAGGACGTGCGCGAGCACGGCGCAGCGCTCGACGTGGCGCAGGAACTCCAGGCCGAGGCCGCGGCCCTCGCTCGCGCCCTCGATGAGGCCCGGCACGTCGGCGATCGTGTACCGGACCTCGCCCGCCTCGACGACGCCGAGGTTCGGCACGAGCGTCGTGAAGGGGTAGTCGGCGATCTTCGGCCGCGCGGCCGACATCGCGGCGACGAGGCTGGACTTGCCCGCGCTGGGGAAGCCGACGAGGGCGACGTCGGCGACGGTCTTGAGCTCGAGGACGACGTCGCGGGCCTCCCCCGGCTCGCCGAGCAGGGCGAAGCCGGGCGCCTTGCGGCGGGGGCTCGCGAGCGAGGCGTTGCCGAGGCCGCCGCGCCCGCCGGCGGCGACGACGAAGCGGGTGCCGGCACCGAGCAGGTCGGCGAGGACGTCCCCGGCCGGCGTCTGCACGACGGTGCCGTCCGGCACGCGCAGCTCGACGTCGGCGCCGTCGGCGCCGCTGCGGTTGCCGCCGCGCCCGACCCCGCCGGCCGCCGCCCGCCGGTGCGGCGAGCGGTGGTACTCCAGCAGCGTCGTCACGGAGGGGTCGACGACGAGGACGACGTCACCGCCGTGCCCGCCGTCGCCGCCGTCCGGGCCGCCGAGCGGCTTGAACTTCTCGCGGTGCACCGACGCGCAGCCGTTGCCGCCGTCCCCGCCGGCGACGTGCAGCACGACGCGGTCGACGAACTGGCTCACGGTGGGCCTCCTGGTCCTGGCGGTGCTGCGTGGGTCCGGCGGTGCCGCCGGACCCGGGAACGCGACGCGCCGGCCGTCCGCGGGGGACGACCGGCGCGTCGGCGCGTGGGTGCGGGTGCCTGGGTCAGGCGCTGGCCTCGGCGGCCACGATGTTGACGACGCGGCGGCCGCGGCGGGTGCCGAACTCGACGGCGCCCGGCGCGAGCGCGAACAGCGTGTCGTCGCTGCCCCGGCCGACGTTGGCGCCGGGGTGGAAGTGCGTGCCGCGCTGACGGACGATGATCTCGCCGGCGCCCACGACCTGACCGCCGAAGCGCTTCACGCCGAGGCGCTGCGCGTTGGAGTCGCGGCCGTTGCGGGTGGAGCTGGCGCCCTTCTTGTGTGCCATCTCAGGTCACTCCCCGATCTTCGTGATCTTGACGCGGGTCAGCTCCGAGCGGTGGCCCTGGCGCTTGCGGTACCCGGTCTTGTTCTTGTACTTGAGGATGCGCAGCTTGGGGCCGCGGAGGTCGTCGACGATCTCGCCCGCCACGACCACCTTGCTCAGCGCGTCGGCGTCGGAGGTGACGGTCGCACCGTCGACGACGAGGACGGGGGTGAAGCGGACGTCGTCACCGGTTGCACCGGTGAGTCGGTCGACCGTGAGGACGTCGCCGACGGCGACCTTCTCCTGGCGTCCTCCTGCGCGGACGATCGCGTACACGTCGTGGCTCTCTTCCTGTCGGGCCGATCGGGATGGCGCCCTGCCGGGCCGGCGCACCGCGCCGGGGAGGGAACGCTCTGGTGGCGCAGCAACGGGGCGCCACCGGCCAGCGTCCTAGCCTACGCGGCGCGGGGCCCGGCTCCAAACCGGCTGCCCCGCCCCGCCCTCAGCCGCCGGAGCGAGAGCCACGACGGCGCGAACCGCCGCCGCCGCTGCCGCCGCTGCTGCCGCTGCCGCTGTGGCCGCCGCTGTGGCCGCCCGCCGCGGCGCCGACCGGCTCGTCGTGCACGACGACACCGCGGCCGGCGCAGTGCTCGCACGGCGTGCTGAAGGACTCCAGCAGGCCGGAGCCGACGCGCTTGCGCGTCAGCTGGACGAGACCGAGGGAGGTGACCTCCGCGACCTGGTGCTTGGTCCGGTCCCGGCCCAGGCACTCGACGAGGCGACGGAGCACGAGGTTGCGGTTGCTCTCGAGGACCATGTCGATGAAGTCGACGACGATGATCCCGCCGATGTCCCGCAGCCGGAGCTGGCGGACGATCTCCTCGGCCGCCTCCAGGTTGTTGCGGGTGACGGTCTCCTCGAGGTTGCCGCCGGACCCGGTGTACTTGCCGGTGTTGACGTCGACGACCGTCATCGCCTCGGTCCGGTCGATGACGAGCGAGCCGCCCGAGGGCAGCCACACCTTGCGGTCGAGGGCCTTCGCGAGCTGCTCGTCGATGCGGTGCTCCGCGAACAGGTCCTTGCCGTCGTGCTCGACCGGCTGCCAGCGCGTCATGCGCTCGGCGAGGTCGGGGGCCACGTGGCGGACGTAGCCGTCGAGGGT
Encoded here:
- the nadD gene encoding nicotinate-nucleotide adenylyltransferase, with the translated sequence MTPAAGRPRLGVMGGTFDPVHHGHLVAASEVAARFALDEVVFVPTGTPWQKAGTEVSPAEHRYLMTVVATAADPRFTVSRVDVDRPGPTYTTDTLRDLAAARPGADLFFITGADALEQILSWKDVDELWRLAHFVAVTRPGHDVAAHGLPEDSVSVVEIPALAISSTDIRRRVAEGRPVRYLVPTGVLQYIAKTGLYRGTDAAAQAREEGR
- a CDS encoding glutamate-5-semialdehyde dehydrogenase, yielding MTDLLRSPADTDDAHVEGRDHGPLGDPAAAGDADAVREAVEQVAREARVASRALATASGATRDAALLAVADGLVAATDRVVAANAEDLERARAEGMSTSLQDRLRLDAGRVEAIADAVREVVALPDPVGQVVRGSTLANGLRVRQVRRPLGVVGMVYEARPNVTVDAAALCLKSGNAVVLRGGSAARSSNETIIAVLQEALVSVGLPADAVRTIDAHGRAGVRALLRARGLVDVVIPRGGADLIRTVVETATVPTVETGTGNCHVYVDAAADLDEALEVCVNAKVQRPSTCNAAETVLVHAAVADAFVPRLVETMAAAGVRLHGDDRVRARAGDVPVEPAGEEDWATEYLALELAVGVVDDLDAALEHIRRWSSGHTEAICTRDVRAADRFVAEVDAAGVAVNASTRFTDGGQLGLGAEIGISTQKLHARGPMGLTDLTTTTWVMTGDGHLRH
- the proB gene encoding glutamate 5-kinase, with the translated sequence MTSHERLLAPGTLVVKVGSSSLATATGVDGVRLDGLVDLLAARRAAGPDRHLVVVTSGAIAAGLPALGMARRPGDLAGLQAAASVGQGRLLARWSSSFERHGMVTGQVLLDLDDLVRRHHYLNARATLARLLQLAAVPVVNENDTVATDEIRFGDNDRLAAFVAHLVQASALVLLTDVDALYDRPPTRPGARRLAVVDDPGEVGADLGTGAGSAVGTGGMRTKVDAAAIAADAGVPTYVTATDRFADAVAGADVGTWFRARERVMPARTLWLAHVAVPRGRLVLDDGAVRAVVDRGASLLPAGVRSVTGAFDVGAVVELCDEAGAGVARGIVQYAAAELPRLMGRSTHDLRADLGPGYGREVVHRDDLVVADAAAAHRGR
- the obgE gene encoding GTPase ObgE → MSQFVDRVVLHVAGGDGGNGCASVHREKFKPLGGPDGGDGGHGGDVVLVVDPSVTTLLEYHRSPHRRAAAGGVGRGGNRSGADGADVELRVPDGTVVQTPAGDVLADLLGAGTRFVVAAGGRGGLGNASLASPRRKAPGFALLGEPGEARDVVLELKTVADVALVGFPSAGKSSLVAAMSAARPKIADYPFTTLVPNLGVVEAGEVRYTIADVPGLIEGASEGRGLGLEFLRHVERCAVLAHVLDTATLEADRDPVRDLDVILAELERYRGDDGTVPLVERPQVVVLNKVDTTDGRDMAELVAPQLRERGYEVFTVSAVSRDGLRELSFGLARWVTADRAARARPSAPERVVLRPVATDDAGFTVVPEQHGEGTLYRVRGGRPERWVRQTDFANEEAVGYLADRLARAGVEEALYRAGAVAGAEVVIGDGDRAVVFDWEPTLGGSAAGGPRGTDARFAMDGGRASRAERREAYRERMDAKSEAREELAAERAAGRWTAPDDGDVSDARDSTDGPDGTEGTGGSGDRA
- the rpmA gene encoding 50S ribosomal protein L27 produces the protein MAHKKGASSTRNGRDSNAQRLGVKRFGGQVVGAGEIIVRQRGTHFHPGANVGRGSDDTLFALAPGAVEFGTRRGRRVVNIVAAEASA
- the rplU gene encoding 50S ribosomal protein L21, with amino-acid sequence MYAIVRAGGRQEKVAVGDVLTVDRLTGATGDDVRFTPVLVVDGATVTSDADALSKVVVAGEIVDDLRGPKLRILKYKNKTGYRKRQGHRSELTRVKITKIGE